The segment ATCGCTTGGTTCCCTTTCCTCCTCTTCGACACTGATTGGATGGGCCGTGAGGTGTATGGAGGAAACTCAGACGCAACCGCATCCGACGCCTCTAAAAAGCTTTACAACGACGGAGTTAGAGCTGGTGCGTTGGGGCTTATGCTTAACGCGATTGTTCTTGGCTTCATGTCGCTTGGTGTTGAATGGGTCGGTCGGAAAATGGGTGGAGCAAAACGGCTTTGGGGAGCTGTTAACTTCATCCTTGCTATTTGCTTGGCCATGACTGTTGTGGTGACTAAACAGGCGGAGAATCACCGGCGAGATCACGGCGGTGCTAAAACAGGACCGCCTGGTAACGTTACCGCTGGTGCTTTAACTCTCTTTGCTGTTCTCGGTATTCCCCAAGCGGTAAGGCTctcttagttttgtttttttgtttgttttacagAAAAATGTTTTTGTGTACGAGTTAATTATTGGTATTAACTTTTGTTTAtcggaaaaataataattaatagcgTAATTTGACCATCGTTTtccaaattttaattaattgcAGATTACGTTCAGTATTCCTTTTGCACTAGCTTCCATATTTTCAACCAATTCTGGTGCCGGCCAaggtaaattttttatattgagtcatttatttaaattaatcacGCGTTTTGTTTTGGATAATGTAAGTCTACAGTCTTCTTAAAGTGTTGGGACCTAAAAAAAGTTATATGCATTTAATACGTACAGATTCGCAAGTTAATAACTTATTGAGATGACttaatatgatttttacaagtcatctcaatttttttttaaacacttatTGAGATGATTTTACAAGTCACCGATATTAATACATGGGGTTTCATCGACCATACGGAATATGCAATAATAATTTGAAACTAAAGATTTGTATGTTTCGTCTCAACAGGACTTTCTCTAGGTGTTCTGAATCTGGCTATTGTCGTCCCACAGGTAAAGAAAACGTTTGAAAtcagttttatttaattatttacaaaaaatgttCACATCCTGATATGTATTTGTTGTTTCATTAAAACGTAGATGGTGGTATCTGTGGGAGGTGGACCATTCGATGAACTATTCCATGGTGGAAACATTCCGGCGTTTGTGCTAGGAGCAATTGCGGCCGCGGTGAGTGGCATATTGGCTTTAACCGTGTTGCCTTCGCCGCCACCGGATGCTCCAGCTTTCAAAACTGGGGCTATGGGATTTCATTAAAGTTTTAGCAGTGTTTCAGTGGCTATGTAACTCTCATAAAACTGTAGTGTTATTGTGCAAATCCTACATAAAGAGAAAAAAGGAAATTCATCTTCTTGGGTTGTTGGTTTATATTGTACCTAAACCCATTGTGTTccttttttgtaactgaaattTTCAATTTGGAGTATATTTCACCTTTTGCCACCTTCAAGGCTTCATTATTACTACTTCATTGTTTTGGATCTTTCAGTCATATCTCACACAAGAAGaattgtattgttttttttgtttcataataaaacttaaaatgtAATAATTAATCTAgaagaataattatttttgatggttttctttttttgtcaagtGTATTAGAAATTTAGAACCGAGTTGAGTTATACATGTAATtaataaatactttttaaaattccaaaaatgcATTATGTTACCTTACTCGTAGTTATAAATAAGCCTCTTTAGCTATTACATCGGCTTCACGTACAATTTTCCTCACAAATACAAAAGCTAAAATCAGGATGAGCTAGGCTGATACTATCTTTGGTGAGTATAGCTACAGACTGGTTCTTTCAACCGTAAGATATATCCTGATGAAGAAATTGTCTCCTACAACAGATCAAACACACACAAGTTTAGTACATTAATTCTTCACGAGCTCCTGATCTGCAGATCTGAATTTAATATTCGGATTATAAAACCTATAACTAGTGTCTTATTAATAACGTTAGTCAGGTGTAGACCACCAAGGACGCAATCTGATTGTAAAGCTGATTTATTGTTGCAATATAGTTTtcacattacaaaaaaaaagcacaAAATGATGAATATACACTTTTATGTTTAgagcaataaaaataaataaaatatgcagattaaaattctaataaagagaaagagagagagtccGGGCGGGGTAAACCCGGAAACCCGAAGAGTAACGCGGGTGGGCCttatcttcatcttcctcaccacacacacacaacaaACACGCACACTCGTGGATTTCAAACTTTGAGAGTAATCTCATTGGGACCTTTATGATCTCATCGAACATGCTACTCCATACGCTATCGTCATCGTCTCCACCCATTCACCGCCTCTACCTCCACCATCCTCAGATCctcccttcttcttcctctgtgtctCTCAAGTTCCATCCCAAAACGATTTCTTTACAGGTAAACACTCCAACTTTCTCTCAAAGAATCTGACTTTATTGCAATATTAGAGAATTCAATTGGCTAATCTTCCTCCATGTTCTTTAAACGTGTGGATGAAGGCAGATACATGGAAGGACTTTAGCTATTCGATCTGCAGAACTTGCTGCTAGAGGGCTACCTTCTTTGAAGAAGATGCCAAGCAAAGGATCTACCTTTCTGCTGGGACAGAGCTTGTTGATGGTCTCTGCTTATCCAAACATGGCATCAGCGTCAGAGAGCGTGAAGCATGAACCGGTTTACGAAGTTGGAGAGTTGTTTGAATTAGGTATTCAGCTTTCTTACTTGCTGTTGCTACTGGGTTTGCTCGGAGTTGGTACTTTCTATGTGATTCGTCAAGTACTTGTCCGCAGAGAGCTTGACCTCTCTGCCAAAGAGCTACAGGTATTGATTCTGATCCCAAGTATTAACCTTTGTGTTAGAGTGAGAAAATTAGATGAAAGGCCACTAGAGAACTGATGAAATAATATTTGATGTCTCTCAATGTTTTTAGCAAACCAATGTTATTAAACCAGTGTTTGGTGTTGGTTAGGTACCTTTATAGAGGATTATTGTTTAGACAGGCGTCTAAACCAATTTTTTGAACGCCTAGACCGGTTTTAAAAAAtaggtttgataaaaaaaaaaattcgtttaGAGCAGATTTACCGACTAGGCGGGCGCCTAGACAGACTTTAAAACACTGATCAAAACTGTTTTATATGGTTTTTGTGTTTGTCTGAATAATCTGAAGGAGCAAGTTAGGAGCGGGGATGCAAGTGCAACAGAGCTCTTTGAGCTAGGTGCAGTGATGCTTAGACGCAAATTTTATCCTGCAGCCAACAAGTTCTTGCTTCAAGCTATCCAGAAATGGGACGGTGACGATCAAGATCTTGCTCAGGTAATAATACAAATTTACACACACAAGCACGCACTGTTTCCATCAAGTACAAATGATGAGTACAATTCTCGAGACAGGTCTATAACGCTCTTGGAGTGAGTTATGTCCGAGAGGATAAACTGGACAAAGGAATCGCTCAGTTCGAAATGGCGGTGAAGATTCAGCCTGGTTATGTAACGG is part of the Brassica rapa cultivar Chiifu-401-42 chromosome A09, CAAS_Brap_v3.01, whole genome shotgun sequence genome and harbors:
- the LOC103840836 gene encoding tetratricopeptide repeat domain-containing protein PYG7, chloroplastic isoform X1 — its product is MISSNMLLHTLSSSSPPIHRLYLHHPQILPSSSSVSLKFHPKTISLQIHGRTLAIRSAELAARGLPSLKKMPSKGSTFLLGQSLLMVSAYPNMASASESVKHEPVYEVGELFELGIQLSYLLLLLGLLGVGTFYVIRQVLVRRELDLSAKELQEQVRSGDASATELFELGAVMLRRKFYPAANKFLLQAIQKWDGDDQDLAQVYNALGVSYVREDKLDKGIAQFEMAVKIQPGYVTAWNNLGDAYEKKKELPLALKAFEEVLLFDPNNKVARPRRDALKDRVKLYKGVVAVKSKKR
- the LOC103840836 gene encoding tetratricopeptide repeat domain-containing protein PYG7, chloroplastic isoform X2; this translates as MPSKGSTFLLGQSLLMVSAYPNMASASESVKHEPVYEVGELFELGIQLSYLLLLLGLLGVGTFYVIRQVLVRRELDLSAKELQEQVRSGDASATELFELGAVMLRRKFYPAANKFLLQAIQKWDGDDQDLAQVYNALGVSYVREDKLDKGIAQFEMAVKIQPGYVTAWNNLGDAYEKKKELPLALKAFEEVLLFDPNNKVARPRRDALKDRVKLYKGVVAVKSKKR